The Sphaerochaeta globosa str. Buddy region TTTTTTATATTGTATAGAATTACATTTTATAACCAAGAGTGATATGTACAATACTTGCACCACTTGTATCTACAGGGTAAAATGGCCGCATGAGCGACATGCACACCACCTATTATGAATTCTGGCAGGAGACCGCCTCCAGGATCAAGGATACGCTGCCAGAACAGGAATTCAATACCTGGTTCAACCGTATCGCGTACCTGAAATCAGAGGATAAAAAGGTAATTTTGGCTGGAGCCAGCCAGTTTATTCTCGATACAGTGATAGCCCGTTACCGGGATTTAATCGTCAATACACTTAGTGAATTGACCGGAGAGGACATCAATGTTGAATTTGCTGTCATCTCACGTTCAGAGATTGAACAGATTAACAAACCAGAAGGAAACGCCAAGGAAAAAGAGGAGAAACAAGAGCCGGTCCAGACCCAGGCAAAGCCGAAAATCTCCAATGAAAAAACGTTGCGCATGAAAGTGGAGAGCAATCTCAACCCCTCGTATGATTTCGGCAATTTCGTTATCGGGGACAACTCAGCATTTGCCTACAATGCGAGCCTTGCAATTGCAAAGAATCCGGGATCCAGTTACAACCCATGCCTCATTTATGGAGGGGTAGGTTTAGGGAAAACGCATCTACTGAACTCCATCGGAAATTTTATCATCAACAACACCCCTGAACTGAAGGTAATGTATGTCACCGCCGAAATGTTCACCAACGAATTCATTGAGTCCATCGGGTCGCAAAAAACCCAGCACTTCAAGAACAAGTTCCGCAAGGTGGATGTGCTGCTCATCGACGATATCCACTTCCTTCAGGGAAAAGACAGCACCCAAGAGGAATTGTTCCATACCTTCAACAACCTCTACGAATCCAAGAAGCAGATGGTGTTTACCTGTGACCGTCCGATCAGCGAATTGAAGAACATCACCGACCGTCTGAGCAGCCGCTTCGAGAGGGGCTTGAATGTTGATCTGCAACCGCCCAACTACGAAACCAGAATGGCGATCCTTAAGAAAAAACTCATTGAGCGGGGCAGTTCCATGAGTGAAGAAATCCTGAACTATATCGCCACCAATGTCTGTACCAATGTCAGGGATTTGGAATCTTCCCTAACAAAGCTAATTGCTTACAGCGAATTACTGAGTCAGGAGATTTCCTTTGACAAGGCAAAAGAACTGCTGGGCATACTGCCTTCTTTGGCTGCGAATGCAAACCAAACGCTCTCCATCGATACAATCATCAAGGTTGTAGGGGAGTATTTCAATGTCAGCAGCTTTGAAATCAAGGGGAAGAAAAAGAACAAGTCATTGATACAACCGCGTCAGATAGCCATGTACCTCTCCAGGGATATCACCGAGTATTCCACCACCGAAATTGGGACGGAATTCGGGGGCAGGGATCACACCACGGTAATGCATGCCTACGACCGCATAGAATCCTTGATGAAGGGGGATGAAGCGTTCGCCAATACTGTGCAAAAATTGAAGCGTGACTTAACAAATGTCAAGAAGTAATTCATTGTGGATAGCATATGGATGCATTGTGGATAACTTCCAAAACCTGTGGATAGAGCTTTTTTGCTTGTGCAAGGATTGTGGACAGATCCAAAAGTTATCCACAGGATGACAAAAAGTAAGAAGAGATTGTATAATGAATTAAAAAGTTATCCACAGAAAACGTGCTATTATTACTATTATTACTACATATTCTAATAATCTAGGAGTATTAAGATGAAATTCGTCTGCAGCAAAGAAGCCATCCTCACCGAGATCATATATTCCATGGACTTCACCAGCCAAAGGAACTCCCTTTCCATCACTTCCAATGTCTATCTTGAAACCTACAACGATACGCTGATCATCAGGGCTACAGACCAAAAACTCGGATTCAGCACCCATATAGCCGTACAAACCCTCAAAGAAGGAAAAACCACTGTTTTTTGTGAAAAACTGCTGAATATTCTTCGCTCACTTCCCGATACCAATGTTGAATTCACGGTCGTGGACGGAATGTTTACCATCAAGCCGGTCAGCCAAAACATTGACTTCAAACTCAGAACCATCACTCCGGAAGAATTTCCTCCTTTGGAAACAGCACCTGAAGGTCGGTATTTCTCAGTTCCTCAGAAAGCATTTTCCGATATGGCCAACCAAACCATGTTTGCCATCAGCGAGGATGAGACACGCTATTTCTTGTGCGGCCTCTATCTTGAACGCAATGCAAGCGGCATGAACATGGTTGCAACCGATGGAAGAAGACTTTCCATCGTTGAAAGGACATTTGAGGAAGAACTTCCCATGTTTACTCCTGTAATCATTGCTCCAAAATTTTTCACGGAGCTGAAGAAACTTTCCACCGATGAAGGAACGTTGGAGCTTTGCATTACCGATCAGCTGCTCTTTGCAAAAATAGCACAACGAACATTCTACACCACCTTGATCAAAGGCCAATATCCCAACTATCGACGGGTAATCCCCGACAGTCAGAACTATAGTTGCACCATGCGAATACAGGATATGCTTGATGCACTGAAGCGTGTTTCCTTGTTGGTGGAAAATAAAGCAAAACGTATATTTCTTGATATCAGCGAAGCTGGTGTTCTGTTGACCAGTGATGAAAGTGAAGTAGGAGAAGCCAAGGAAATCATTCCCTGCCAGTATGAAGGTCCGGATAGCAAGGTTTCGCTGAATTACACGTACCTGCTCAATCCCCTCAAGGCGATGGAAGGGGAATATTTCTCCATCAACTTCACTGAACCAACAAAAGCTATGACAGTAAAATCTGAAAGCAACAGGGATTATTATCATATCATCATGCCGATGCAACCCAATTCCTAATGCGTTTCATCGAGCTTTGGACTAATCAGTTTAGGAATCTCGTCAGCCAAAGGATACCTGTCGATAATCGGCAGGTATTCCTCATTGGACCAAATGGACAGGGAAAAACCAATTTGCTTGAAGCCCTCTATGCCCTTTGTTATGGTTCTTCGTTTCGGACGAACCAACTCAAGGAACTGACGGTCCATGGAGAAAAAGCTTTCAAGATTGTAGGCATTTACCTTGGTGACGACCAAATCCGGCACACCCTGATGTTGGAATGGAAAGACGGCAAGCGCAGCATGTCACTCGATGATCGTGAAGTGAAGGACCGCAAGGAATTAATCTATAACATTCCCTGCATAGTATTCAGTCATGACGATATATTTTTCATCAAGGGTGAACCGGAGCAGCGACGAAGATTCTTCGATCAGACGATGAGCATGTACAATCCACTTTTTTTTGACGACCTGCGTCGTTATCGACTTGTTCTTCGTCAGCGAAACCAAGCTATCAAGGATGGTCGATTTGAGCTCTTGGATCTCTATGACTTGCAGCTTGCCAAGTATGGGCTTGCGATCCAGAGTGAACGGACTCGGGCAGTCTATGAATTTGACCAGATTTTTCCTTCGATGTACAAAGATGTCTCCCAAAACACCATGGAGGTGCATATTGAGTACCACCCCTCATGGAATGATTGTGCTACCGAAGAAGAGATTGTTGAGTATTTGGCTCGTACCAGAAGCCGTGATATAAGTATGCTTACCACTACCAGCGGTATCCATCGGGATAGATTTCTGGTTATGGAAGCTGGCCAGCCGTTTTCCCAGACCGGCTCCACCGGGCAACTACGGCTTGCTTCATTGATTTTCAGAACTGCACAGATGGCATTCTTTCAGAAAAAGACTGGTAAGGAGCCTTTGATTCTTGTCGATGATGTGTTACTTGAGTTGGATTTTGAAAAGCGTGAGCATTTCCTGCACTTGATGCAAACCTACTGCCAAGCCTTTTTCACCTTTCTACCCGAAGAGCATTATTTTTCAGAGCTGGCCGAGGAAGGAGCTTTGCTCTATACTGTCCAGGAAGGAAGGTTTTTGAACTGATGAAGGACAAGAAACCAAGATTATGCAAGGAAGGAGAACCTCTGGAAGGAAGAAAAGTCTTGGATTTTGTGTTGCGCTCGCTCGATATCCGCACAGATAATCCAAAAGCAGCCATCGGATTTGAATGGCAAAAAATTATTGGAAACCGGCTGTATCCTCATGTAAAAATAGTAGAAATTAAGGGAACAACGTTGGTTTTAAGGGCTGATCACCCCTCTTGGGCACAGATTGCACTTATGCAGCAAAAAAAGATACTTGCTTTAATTACCAAGAAATACCCATCACTGGGAATCAAATCGATACAGATGCTGAGCTCCTAGTTACTTGACGTAACGGCACTTGCTCATTATACTGCACCACTCGGAGGACCATACTCCGTATACGTAGAAAATATCCGCGTTAAGCGATGTAAAATTGGAGAATATCTCATGAGTTACAAAGGAAAAAGAACCTACCAGCCCAGTAAAGTTAAGAGAAACAGAAAGTTTGGATTCAGGGCTCGTATGGCAACAAAGGGCGGTCGCCTGGTATTGGCCCGCAGAAGAGCCAAAGGCAGACACCAGCTGTCCGTATGTGATGAGAAGAAGCCTTTCTAAGAAAGAAATTGTAAAGCGTAAACCGGAGATTGACCGAGTTTTTAAAACTGGCAAGACATACGCTTGCCTTGGTTTAAAACTGATTGTTAGCCAAAACCAGCTGGATGTTGATAGGATTGTAGTAATACCCGTCCGTCACTATGGAAGCGCTGTTCAGCGTAACAGAATACGCAGACAGATCAAGGAAATCTGGCGAAATGAGAAACCTCGGATGGTCCCCGGTTACGATTTTGCATTCATCGTATATCCAGGAAAGGTTAATGACCATACATCCCAAAAAAAACAACTTCTCGCTCTTTGTGAAAAGGCTGGGGTCTTCCTCCAGTCGTGAGACTTTCTGTTAGTCTTTCCCACTCCTGTTGTTGCAGAATTTCGTTGTGAACCTATCTTTCCTGTGATTACTCTCTCACCACACCTCATCATCAGGAGCAGATATGGACAAAAATACCATTCTCGCCATAGTTCTATCCGTGTTGGTTATTACCGTTGGTATGACCATTCAAACCACGTTTTTTGCACCCGACCCTGTGGTGCAGTCAAGCCAGCAGGAAGTTCAGCAAGCCAGTACGCCATCTGCGACAACCCTTGAGCCGGCACAGTACTCCCAGATTCCTTCCAATATGGCCTGGAACAGCAAGCTTCCGGGTTCTTTGGTTTCCGTGGGCAATCAGGGCTCCAGTACACCTTTTACCTTCTCAACCGAGTATTTCATTATTGAATTCAATCCCAATGGAGCTTCTGTTTCCTCATTCAAGCTGAAGGAACATCTTGATGACGGGGAACCAGTGGAACTGCTTTTCAAAAGTCAAAACTCAAATGATGCCTTCCTGCTCTACGCCGGAAAGGACAAGGCCAATCCAATCGATGCCAATTTCAGGTATCAGATCAGTGGCAATAAAGTAATTTTCACTCAGGAATTCGCCCTTCTCTCCGAAGATGGAAAGAGTGTAGGCGATTCATTCTCCCTCACCAAGACCTATACGTTCGGTGCTAAGGACTACTTGTTCCAAATCGATGTGGATACCAAGAATAGTGTGAACAAGGCGGTTCCTCTCTCCTTCGAGAATTCTGCTTATACCTTGGCCTTCGAGCCCCAGATTGGGCCTTCCTTCGCTAAGCTTGACAACAACTACAACTATAGAAGGTTCTATATCAAGGAAGATGGCTCTTCCAAGAAGAATCAGGTCAAGCTGAGCAATGGAGCGTACACTACCACCAAGCCCCTTTCCTGGGTTGCCTTGGTTGGCAAGTACTTCTCCTTGATCGCCATCCCTGATGCCACCAACTACACCGTCAGCTTGTCAGAGACTAGTGAAGAGGGATTGCCGCTGCAGTCGAGCATCTATATCACTCGTCCGGCTATTAGAAGTGCCTCACAAACTGATACGTTCCGTTTCTATGCAGGACCCCAGCTCAAGGGTGATATGACCATTTACGACGATGCTTCGTCGAACAGTTTCGGTGTTGCCAATCTGCAACTTGAACAGGCGTTGGACAGCAGTTCCTGGCTTGGCTGGCTTGAGACCATTCTGAAAACCATCCTGAACCTGCTTTACAAGGTGATCCCCAACTACGGCGTAGGCATCATCATTCTGACATTCCTGCTTAAGCTTGTGCTCTATCCCATCTCCAAGAAGGGTATGGAATCGACGGCAAAGATGTCTTCCCTCTCCCCGAAGATGGCGGAGATCAAGGAGAAGTATCCGGACAATCCGACCAAGCAGAACGAAGAGATGGCTACTTTGTACAAGAAGGAGAAGATCAATCCGATGGGCGGCTGTCTGCCGATGCTGCTCCAGTTCCCGATCCTCATTGCCTTCTACGGGTTGCTCAACAAGCACTTTGAACTCCGCGGTGCCATGTTCATTCCCGGTTGGATTCCAGACCTTTCCATGCCGGATACTGTATTCACCTTCGGTTTCAATCTTCCCTTCCTGGGCAATCAGCTGCACTTGCTGCCGATCGTCTATACAGTCAGTATGATCTACTCGATGAAGATTACCCAGAATGCTTCAACTGCAGGAAGCCAGCAGGGCATGATGAAATTCAT contains the following coding sequences:
- the dnaN gene encoding DNA polymerase III subunit beta, with the protein product MKFVCSKEAILTEIIYSMDFTSQRNSLSITSNVYLETYNDTLIIRATDQKLGFSTHIAVQTLKEGKTTVFCEKLLNILRSLPDTNVEFTVVDGMFTIKPVSQNIDFKLRTITPEEFPPLETAPEGRYFSVPQKAFSDMANQTMFAISEDETRYFLCGLYLERNASGMNMVATDGRRLSIVERTFEEELPMFTPVIIAPKFFTELKKLSTDEGTLELCITDQLLFAKIAQRTFYTTLIKGQYPNYRRVIPDSQNYSCTMRIQDMLDALKRVSLLVENKAKRIFLDISEAGVLLTSDESEVGEAKEIIPCQYEGPDSKVSLNYTYLLNPLKAMEGEYFSINFTEPTKAMTVKSESNRDYYHIIMPMQPNS
- the yidC gene encoding membrane protein insertase YidC, with the protein product MDKNTILAIVLSVLVITVGMTIQTTFFAPDPVVQSSQQEVQQASTPSATTLEPAQYSQIPSNMAWNSKLPGSLVSVGNQGSSTPFTFSTEYFIIEFNPNGASVSSFKLKEHLDDGEPVELLFKSQNSNDAFLLYAGKDKANPIDANFRYQISGNKVIFTQEFALLSEDGKSVGDSFSLTKTYTFGAKDYLFQIDVDTKNSVNKAVPLSFENSAYTLAFEPQIGPSFAKLDNNYNYRRFYIKEDGSSKKNQVKLSNGAYTTTKPLSWVALVGKYFSLIAIPDATNYTVSLSETSEEGLPLQSSIYITRPAIRSASQTDTFRFYAGPQLKGDMTIYDDASSNSFGVANLQLEQALDSSSWLGWLETILKTILNLLYKVIPNYGVGIIILTFLLKLVLYPISKKGMESTAKMSSLSPKMAEIKEKYPDNPTKQNEEMATLYKKEKINPMGGCLPMLLQFPILIAFYGLLNKHFELRGAMFIPGWIPDLSMPDTVFTFGFNLPFLGNQLHLLPIVYTVSMIYSMKITQNASTAGSQQGMMKFMTYGMPLMFFFVLYNAPSGLILYWSVMNALSIFQQLYTNKKKSKEAIEVKGPTVQQFPGPKGKKRT
- the recF gene encoding DNA replication/repair protein RecF (All proteins in this family for which functions are known are DNA-binding proteins that assist the filamentation of RecA onto DNA for the initiation of recombination or recombinational repair.); protein product: MRFIELWTNQFRNLVSQRIPVDNRQVFLIGPNGQGKTNLLEALYALCYGSSFRTNQLKELTVHGEKAFKIVGIYLGDDQIRHTLMLEWKDGKRSMSLDDREVKDRKELIYNIPCIVFSHDDIFFIKGEPEQRRRFFDQTMSMYNPLFFDDLRRYRLVLRQRNQAIKDGRFELLDLYDLQLAKYGLAIQSERTRAVYEFDQIFPSMYKDVSQNTMEVHIEYHPSWNDCATEEEIVEYLARTRSRDISMLTTTSGIHRDRFLVMEAGQPFSQTGSTGQLRLASLIFRTAQMAFFQKKTGKEPLILVDDVLLELDFEKREHFLHLMQTYCQAFFTFLPEEHYFSELAEEGALLYTVQEGRFLN
- a CDS encoding DUF721 domain-containing protein, which encodes MKDKKPRLCKEGEPLEGRKVLDFVLRSLDIRTDNPKAAIGFEWQKIIGNRLYPHVKIVEIKGTTLVLRADHPSWAQIALMQQKKILALITKKYPSLGIKSIQMLSS
- the rnpA gene encoding ribonuclease P protein component, giving the protein MRRSLSKKEIVKRKPEIDRVFKTGKTYACLGLKLIVSQNQLDVDRIVVIPVRHYGSAVQRNRIRRQIKEIWRNEKPRMVPGYDFAFIVYPGKVNDHTSQKKQLLALCEKAGVFLQS
- the rpmH gene encoding 50S ribosomal protein L34 → MSYKGKRTYQPSKVKRNRKFGFRARMATKGGRLVLARRRAKGRHQLSVCDEKKPF
- the dnaA gene encoding chromosomal replication initiator protein DnaA; protein product: MSDMHTTYYEFWQETASRIKDTLPEQEFNTWFNRIAYLKSEDKKVILAGASQFILDTVIARYRDLIVNTLSELTGEDINVEFAVISRSEIEQINKPEGNAKEKEEKQEPVQTQAKPKISNEKTLRMKVESNLNPSYDFGNFVIGDNSAFAYNASLAIAKNPGSSYNPCLIYGGVGLGKTHLLNSIGNFIINNTPELKVMYVTAEMFTNEFIESIGSQKTQHFKNKFRKVDVLLIDDIHFLQGKDSTQEELFHTFNNLYESKKQMVFTCDRPISELKNITDRLSSRFERGLNVDLQPPNYETRMAILKKKLIERGSSMSEEILNYIATNVCTNVRDLESSLTKLIAYSELLSQEISFDKAKELLGILPSLAANANQTLSIDTIIKVVGEYFNVSSFEIKGKKKNKSLIQPRQIAMYLSRDITEYSTTEIGTEFGGRDHTTVMHAYDRIESLMKGDEAFANTVQKLKRDLTNVKK